Proteins found in one Cervus canadensis isolate Bull #8, Minnesota chromosome 24, ASM1932006v1, whole genome shotgun sequence genomic segment:
- the IRS1 gene encoding insulin receptor substrate 1, with amino-acid sequence MASPPETDGFSDVRKVGYLRKPKSMHKRFFVLRAASEAGGPARLEYYENEKKWRHKSSAPKRSIPLESCFNINKRADSKNKHLVALYTRDEHFAIAADSEAEQDSWYQALLQLHNRAKGHHDGAAAPGAGGGGGSCSGSSGLGEAGEDLSYGDVPPGPAFKEVWQVILKPKGLGQTKNLIGIYRLCLTSKTISFVKLNSEAAAVVLQLMNIRRCGHSENFFFIEVGRSAVTGPGEFWMQVDDSVVAQNMHETILEAMRAMSDEFRPRSKSQSSSNCSNPISVPLRRHHLNNPPPSQVGLTRRSRTESITATSPASLVGGKQGSFRVRASSDGEGTMSRPASVDGSPVSPSTNRTHAHRHRGSSRLHPPLNHSRSIPMPSSRCSPSATSPVSLSSSSTSGHGSTSDCLFPRRSSASVSGSPSDGGFISSDEYGSSPCDFRSSFRSVTPDSLGHTPPARGEEELSNYICMGGKGASTLTAPNGHYILPRGGNGHRYVPAAGLGTSPALPGEEGAGVADLDNRFRKRTHSAGTSPTISHQKTPSQSSVASIEEYTEMMPTYPPGGGSGGRVPSYRHSAFVPTHSYPEEGLEMHPLERRGGHHRPDTSSLHTDDGYMPMSPGVAPVPGSRKGSGDYMPMSPKSVSAPQQIINPIRRHPQRVDPNGYMMMSPSGSCSPDIGGGPSSGGSSSGAAPSGSSYGKLWANGVGGHHSHALPHPKLPVESGSGKLLSCTGDYMNMSPVGDSNTSSPSDCYYGPEDPQHKPVLSYYSLPRSFKHTQRPGELEEPRHHQHLRLSSSSGRLLYTAAAEDSSSSTSSDSLGGGYCGARPEPGLPHLHHQVLQAHLPRKVDTAAQTNNRLARPTRLSLGDPKASTLPRAREQQPPPPLLLPPEPKSPGEYVNIEFGSDQPGYLSGPVASHSSPSIRCPSQLQPAPREEETGTEEYMNMDLGPGRRATWQESVGVQPGRVGPAPPGAASVCRPTRAVPSSRGDYMTMQMGGPRQNYVDTSPVAPISYADMRTGVVVEEASLPRATAAAPSSSSTASVSSTAPPGTGELAARSALLGGPSAFTRVNLSPNRNQSAKVIRADPQGCRRRHSSETFSSTPSATRVGNTVPFGAGAAVGGSAGGSSSSAEDVKRHSSASFENVWLRPGELGGVPKELAQVCGATGGLENGLNYIDLDLVKDFKQRPQECPPQPQPPPLPAPHQPLGSSQSGPTSRSSEDLSAYASITFQKQPEDLQ; translated from the coding sequence ATGGCGAGCCCTCCGGAGACGGACGGCTTCTCGGACGTGCGCAAGGTGGGCTACCTGCGCAAACCCAAGAGCATGCACAAGCGATTCTTCGTGCTGCGGGCGGCCAGCGAGGCTGGGGGCCCGGCGCGCCTCGAGTACTACGAGAACGAGAAGAAGTGGCGGCACAAGTCGAGCGCCCCCAAACGCTCGATCCCCCTGGAGAGCTGCTTCAACATCAACAAGCGGGCGGACTCCAAGAACAAGCACCTGGTGGCCCTCTACACCCGGGACGAGCACTTTGCCATCGCGGCAGACAGCGAGGCCGAGCAGGACAGCTGGTACCAGGCCCTCCTGCAGCTGCACAACCGTGCCAAGGGCCACCACGACGGGGCCGCGGCGCCTGGGGCCGGAGGCGGCGGGGGCAGCTGCAGTGGCAGCTCTGGCCTCGGAGAGGCCGGGGAGGACTTGAGCTACGGGGATGTGCCCCCAGGGCCCGCCTTCAAGGAGGTCTGGCAGGTGATCCTGAAACCCAAGGGCCTGGGTCAGACAAAGAACCTGATTGGCATCTACCGCCTCTGCCTGACCAGCAAGACCATCAGCTTCGTGAAGCTGAACTCGGAGGCGGCGGCCGTGGTGCTGCAGCTGATGAACATCAGGCGCTGCGGCCACTCAGAGAACTTCTTCTTCATCGAAGTGGGCCGTTCCGCAGTGACGGGCCCCGGGGAGTTCTGGATGCAGGTGGACGACTCCGTGGTGGCCCAGAACATGCACGAGACAATCTTGGAGGCCATGCGGGCCATGAGCGATGAGTTCCGCCCTCGAAGCAAGAGTCAGTCTTCCTCCAACTGCTCCAACCCCATCAGTGTGCCGCTGCGGAGGCATCACCTCAACAACCCTCCACCCAGCCAGGTGGGGCTGACCCGCCGCTCGCGCACCGAGAGCATCACGGCCACCTCCCCGGCCAGCTTGGTGGGCGGGAAGCAGGGCTCCTTCCGCGTACGTGCCTCCAGTGATGGCGAAGGCACCATGTCTCGGCCCGCCTCTGTGGACGGCAGTCCTGTGAGTCCTAGCACCAACAGGACCCACGCCCACCGCCATCGAGGCAGCTCCCGGCTGCACCCGCCTCTCAACCACAGCCGCTCCATCCCCATGCCTTCTTCTCGCTGCTCGCCTTCCGCCACCAGCCCGGTCAGCCTGTCCTCCAGCAGCACTAGTGGCCACGGCTCCACCTCAGACTGCCTCTTCCCGCGGCGGTCTAGTGCTTCTGTGTCTGGCTCCCCCAGTGATGGCGGCTTCATCTCCTCCGATGAGTATGGCTCCAGTCCCTGCGATTTCCGAAGTTCTTTCCGCAGCGTCACCCCAGATTCCCTGGGCCACACCCCGCCTGCCCGGGGTGAGGAGGAGCTAAGCAACTACATCTGCATGGGAGGCAAGGGGGCCTCCACCCTCACTGCCCCCAATGGTCACTACATTTTGCCTCGGGGTGGCAATGGTCACCGCTACGTGCCAGCTGCCGGCTTGGGCACAAGCCCAGCCCTGCCAGGAGAAGAAGGAGCCGGTGTGGCAGATCTGGATAATCGGTTCCGAAAGCGGACTCACTCTGCAGGCACCTCGCCTACCATTTCCCACCAGAAAACCCCGTCTCAGTCCTCTGTGGCTTCCATTGAGGAATATACCGAAATGATGCCCACCTACCCACCAGGAGGTGGCAGTGGAGGCCGAGTACCCAGCTACCGGCACTCTGCCTTCGTGCCCACCCACTCCTACCCAGAGGAGGGTCTGGAAATGCACCCCTTGGAGCGGCGTGGGGGCCACCACCGCCCAGACACCTCCAGCCTTCACACCGATGATGGCTACATGCCCATGTCCCCAGGGGTGGCCCCGGTGCCCGGCAGCCGGAAAGGCAGTGGGGACTACATGCCCATGAGCCCCAAGAGCGTGTCTGCCCCGCAGCAGATCATCAACCCCATCAGACGCCATCCCCAGAGAGTGGACCCCAACGGCTACATGATGATGTCCCCAAGCGGCAGCTGCTCTCCTGACATTGGAGGTGGGCCcagcagcggcggcagcagcagcggcgCCGCCCCTTCTGGGAGCAGCTATGGCAAACTCTGGGCAAACGGCGTAGGGGGCCACCACTCTCACGCCCTGCCACACCCCAAACTCCCGGTGGAGAGCGGTAGTGGCAAACTCTTGTCTTGTACAGGTGACTACATGAACATGTCGCCCGTCGGGGACTCCAACACCAGCAGCCCCTCCGACTGCTACTATGGCCCCGAGGACCCCCAGCACAAGCCAGTCCTCTCCTACTACTCATTGCCAAGGTCCTTTAAGCACACCCAGCGCCCTGGGGAGCTGGAGGAGCCTCGGCATCACCAGCACCTCCGCCTTTCCTCCAGTTCCGGTCGACTCCTCTACACTGCGGCCGCAGAAGATTCCTCGTCGTCCACCAGCAGCGACAGCCTGGGCGGGGGATACTGTGGGGCTCGGCCCGAGCCCGGCCTCCCGCATCTCCATCATCAGGTCCTGCAGGCCCATCTGCCTCGAAAGGTGGACACAGCTGCCCAGACCAACAACCGCCTGGCTCGGCCCACGAGGCTGTCTCTGGGGGATCCCAAGGCCAGCACCTTACCTCGGGCCCGAGAGCAGCAGCCGCCGCCCCCCTTGCTGCTCCCTCCGGAGCCCAAGAGCCCAGGGGAGTATGTGAATATTGAATTTGGGAGCGATCAGCCTGGCTACTTATCGGGCCCGGTGGCGTCCCACAGCTCGCCTTCCATCAGGTGTCCATCCCAGCTCCAGCCAGCTCCCAGAGAGGAGGAGACGGGCACAGAAGAGTATATGAACATGGACCTGGGGCCGGGCCGGAGGGCCACCTGGCAAGAGAGCGTGGGGGTTCAGCCGGGCAGGGTGGGCCCGGCGCCTCCTGGAGCTGCTAGCGTGTGCAGGCCGACCAGGGCGGTGCCCAGCAGCCGCGGCGACTACATGACCATGCAGATGGGCGGTCCCCGGCAGAACTACGTGGACACCTCACCCGTCGCGCCCATCAGCTACGCCGACATGCGGACGGGCGTCGTTGTGGAGGAAGCCAGCCTGCCCAGGGCCACCGCGGCCGCTCCCTCCTCATCCTCGACGGCCTCTGTTTCCTCCACTGCTCCTCCAGGAACAGGGGAGCTGGCGGCCCGCTCGGCCCTGCTGGGGGGCCCGAGCGCCTTCACGCGGGTGAACCTCAGTCCCAACCGCAACCAGAGTGCCAAAGTGATCCGTGCCGACCCGCAAGGGTGCAGGAGGCGGCACAGCTCCGAGACCTTCTCCTCGACGCCCAGTGCCACCCGGGTGGGCAACACGGTGCCCTTCGGAGCCGGGGCTGCCGTCGGGGGCAGTGctggtggcagcagcagcagcgccgaGGATGTCAAACGCCACAGCTCTGCTTCCTTCGAGAACGTGTGGCTGAGGCCTGGGGAGCTCGGGGGAGTCCCCAAGGAGCTGGCCCAAGTGTGCGGGGCCACTGGGGGTTTGGAGAATGGTCTTAACTACATAGACCTGGATTTGGTCAAGGACTTCAAACAGCGCCCTCAAGAGTGCCCACCTCAACCGCAGCCTCCTCCACTCCCGGCCCCTCATCAGCCTCTGGGCAGTAGTCAGAGCGGCCCCACCAGCCGCTCCAGCGAGGATCTAAGCGCCTATGCCAGCATCACTTTCCAGAAGCAGCCAGAGGACCTCCAGTAG